Proteins encoded in a region of the Halorhabdus tiamatea SARL4B genome:
- a CDS encoding TIR domain-containing protein: MVRRVFFSFHYGRDVWRVNQVRNSWVAKENREAAGFIDAAEWEEVKREGEDTIKDWIDEQMHGTSVTAVLIGNETADRDWVRYEIKKSIKRGNGIVGIKVHSLKDKEGSTDFSGSNPLKKFVVEEDGDVKTLSSIFPTYHWKRDNGRENIGNWVEEAAQASEQLSGVQRRSVRRIESIAEGLNFDVGAVIVLGILIVIFIEKYTDMALLKSSESYIFAV; this comes from the coding sequence TTGGTTAGACGAGTTTTCTTCAGCTTCCACTACGGCCGGGACGTCTGGAGGGTGAATCAGGTCCGTAACAGCTGGGTTGCCAAGGAAAACCGGGAGGCTGCAGGGTTCATCGATGCGGCAGAGTGGGAGGAGGTAAAGCGTGAGGGTGAAGATACTATCAAGGATTGGATCGATGAGCAGATGCACGGCACTTCTGTCACTGCAGTCCTGATCGGGAACGAGACAGCAGACCGGGACTGGGTTCGCTATGAGATAAAGAAGAGCATCAAGCGAGGGAACGGCATCGTTGGCATCAAAGTCCACTCCCTGAAGGACAAGGAGGGCAGTACTGATTTCAGTGGGAGCAACCCGTTGAAGAAGTTCGTCGTTGAGGAGGACGGTGATGTGAAAACTCTCTCCAGCATTTTTCCGACCTATCACTGGAAGAGGGACAACGGCAGGGAGAATATCGGTAACTGGGTGGAGGAAGCAGCTCAGGCCTCTGAGCAATTATCTGGTGTTCAGCGGAGATCGGTTAGACGCATAGAATCGATTGCTGAAGGATTGAATTTCGATGTTGGCGCAGTAATCGTACTCGGTATCTTGATCGTAATCTTCATCGAGAAATATACCGACATGGCTCTGTTGAAATCCTCAGAGAGTTACATATTCGCCGTGTAA
- a CDS encoding ISH3 family transposase produces the protein MFSIPDPDGYLSASDVKDVAEEVIAPLPLPGVEGSPLDPGDIWLVVILACVNQTSIWETCNDTNGTPCDDTVFAWLHTLDRDWLEFVANLLLGRLAMTILDPDRSRIVSIDFIDNPYHGEHYADEGELCSMAPKDGTTTCHRYCTAYVVSNEKPVTLAMTYVRNDEDEADAVERVLARVENYPFEIDLLLADSGFYNERVIRRASDIAATVVHVPKKGERMKDKLDTHESYMTTYRMYKDSERELCFPLAVAVSYQNGDRGKHGEVVRGYVACGVTDRSAKQVERLYRKRSGIETTYRLLRQARGITTTRDPVVRFAIMLVAALLENLWLVLRWAVVARPRRGGRDLPEEFTFKTFRDWIRHELEEELRRQWKIQANGVGMPASQATAAG, from the coding sequence GTGTTCAGTATCCCCGACCCAGACGGTTACCTTTCGGCCTCGGACGTCAAAGACGTAGCGGAAGAAGTCATTGCACCACTCCCGTTGCCGGGCGTCGAGGGGAGCCCCCTCGACCCCGGCGACATTTGGCTCGTCGTCATCTTGGCTTGCGTCAACCAGACCTCGATCTGGGAAACCTGCAACGACACCAACGGAACCCCGTGTGACGACACCGTCTTCGCATGGCTCCATACACTTGACCGGGACTGGCTTGAGTTCGTCGCCAACCTTCTGCTCGGACGCCTTGCCATGACGATTCTCGACCCGGACCGGTCGAGAATCGTCTCAATCGACTTCATCGACAATCCCTACCATGGTGAGCACTACGCCGACGAAGGCGAACTCTGCTCGATGGCTCCCAAGGACGGGACGACTACTTGCCACCGCTATTGCACGGCGTATGTCGTCTCCAATGAAAAGCCGGTAACGCTGGCGATGACCTACGTCCGCAACGATGAAGATGAGGCTGACGCGGTCGAGCGCGTGCTCGCCCGCGTCGAGAACTACCCCTTCGAGATCGATCTACTCCTTGCAGACAGCGGCTTCTACAACGAGCGCGTCATCCGCCGTGCTAGTGACATCGCCGCAACGGTCGTTCACGTGCCCAAGAAAGGTGAACGGATGAAGGACAAACTCGACACCCACGAGTCGTACATGACGACCTATCGCATGTACAAGGACAGCGAGCGGGAACTGTGTTTCCCGCTCGCGGTCGCTGTCTCCTACCAGAACGGTGATCGAGGCAAACACGGTGAGGTTGTCCGGGGCTACGTGGCGTGTGGCGTTACTGATCGATCGGCCAAGCAGGTCGAACGCCTCTATAGAAAGCGTTCAGGCATCGAAACGACCTATCGCTTGTTGCGGCAAGCACGCGGGATCACGACGACGCGTGATCCCGTCGTGCGGTTTGCGATCATGTTGGTTGCAGCACTGCTGGAGAACCTGTGGCTCGTTCTCAGGTGGGCGGTCGTCGCCCGCCCGCGACGGGGCGGGCGCGACCTGCCTGAGGAATTCACGTTCAAGACGTTCCGTGACTGGATTCGTCACGAACTGGAAGAGGAGTTACGTCGGCAGTGGAAGATCCAAGCGAACGGGGTTGGCATGCCGGCATCACAGGCAACGGCCGCGGGCTGA
- a CDS encoding type B DNA-directed DNA polymerase, with amino-acid sequence MPFTFDFLDDGRVLEWETTADGAVATEREDYSPRFYVASRAPDADIDLTRLRSVYERHPDVVATKIVARRPGFRRDDEDTLAVDVVHIDRVIPLARQARQLSDYPVGDLACFNVDFSREFRYCLETGVDPTPASELSTLHLSIPVTETNSETNAELGVNGKTVTGSPVDLLAAVQDAIDTLDPDVLVCSTSEIISTLYAMARTAGVDGFTLSRWPDVDYQQLAGQSTFSSYGRVGHSPARYNVPGRAIIDESNTFFYGETNLDGIFDLVSRSKKPAQELAWASIGNVLTAIQICEAHDRGVLVPWNSWRHEFYKPMGTLHDADRGGFIFAPEVGLHEDVHELDFSSLYPNIICMWNVSPDVIRCDCHSDREDVPSLGYSICDEQGYLVDVLQPIIDARDDIKADIHREQQRDNLDQDRLDELEGRSAALKWILVACFGYQGFSNAKFGRIECHEAINAFAREILLTAKQRLEAGGWRVVHGIVDSIWVTPDPDVSDDERESLETLASEITDTVEIRLEYEAEYEWVAFVPQRESDAGALTKYFGKVTGKDEFKIRGIEARQRSTPEFIEDVQRDCLEILGQTQSPDAVISRLERAISELHAGDVDSDRLVERNRVSKPVEAYTQYTQNVAALERARDQDLAVHPGQDVEYVVVDDEKASRERVALAHEETDQYDPSYYETQLVRAVESIISPLGWDRSDIRRRLAKTRTTKITSF; translated from the coding sequence ATGCCATTCACATTCGATTTCCTTGATGACGGCCGTGTCCTCGAATGGGAGACGACGGCTGACGGCGCCGTCGCGACCGAACGCGAAGACTACTCACCGCGCTTCTACGTCGCATCCCGCGCACCAGATGCCGATATCGACCTCACGAGACTCCGGAGCGTGTACGAACGGCACCCGGACGTCGTCGCGACCAAAATCGTCGCCCGGCGGCCAGGCTTCCGTCGCGACGACGAGGACACCCTCGCCGTCGACGTCGTCCACATCGACCGTGTCATCCCACTCGCCCGGCAGGCGCGCCAGCTGTCGGACTATCCAGTCGGGGATCTCGCCTGTTTCAATGTCGACTTCTCGCGAGAGTTCCGGTACTGTCTGGAGACCGGCGTCGACCCGACGCCGGCGAGCGAGCTGTCGACGCTCCACCTCAGTATCCCGGTGACCGAGACGAACAGTGAAACCAACGCCGAGCTTGGCGTGAACGGCAAGACCGTCACGGGATCTCCAGTGGATCTCCTCGCGGCGGTCCAAGACGCGATCGACACCCTTGACCCGGATGTCCTCGTATGCTCGACGAGCGAGATCATCTCGACGCTCTACGCGATGGCTCGCACCGCCGGCGTCGACGGCTTCACGCTGAGTCGGTGGCCCGACGTCGACTACCAGCAGCTCGCCGGTCAATCGACGTTTTCGAGTTACGGCCGAGTAGGACATTCGCCCGCCCGCTACAACGTGCCGGGCCGGGCGATCATCGACGAATCGAACACGTTCTTCTACGGGGAGACGAACCTCGACGGTATTTTCGACCTCGTCTCGCGGTCGAAAAAGCCAGCCCAAGAACTCGCCTGGGCGTCGATTGGGAACGTCCTCACCGCAATTCAGATTTGCGAGGCGCACGACCGCGGTGTTCTCGTGCCGTGGAACTCCTGGCGACACGAGTTCTACAAGCCAATGGGAACCCTCCACGATGCCGACCGTGGTGGGTTCATCTTCGCGCCCGAAGTCGGACTCCATGAGGATGTCCACGAACTCGACTTTTCGAGTCTCTATCCGAATATCATCTGCATGTGGAACGTCTCTCCGGACGTCATTCGGTGTGACTGTCACAGTGATCGCGAGGACGTTCCCAGCCTCGGCTACTCCATTTGCGACGAGCAGGGTTACCTCGTCGACGTCCTCCAACCGATCATCGACGCTCGCGACGATATCAAGGCAGATATTCATCGCGAACAGCAGCGCGATAATCTCGACCAGGACCGTCTCGACGAACTCGAGGGGCGGTCGGCCGCGCTAAAGTGGATTCTCGTCGCGTGCTTTGGATATCAGGGATTCAGTAACGCGAAATTCGGGCGAATCGAGTGCCATGAAGCAATCAACGCGTTCGCTCGGGAGATCCTGCTCACCGCGAAACAGCGGTTGGAGGCGGGCGGTTGGCGTGTCGTTCACGGGATCGTCGACTCGATCTGGGTGACGCCCGACCCGGACGTCAGCGACGACGAACGAGAATCACTGGAGACGTTGGCCTCCGAGATCACGGACACCGTCGAGATCCGTCTCGAATATGAAGCCGAGTACGAGTGGGTGGCGTTCGTGCCACAGCGCGAAAGCGACGCCGGCGCACTGACGAAGTATTTCGGGAAGGTTACGGGCAAGGATGAGTTCAAGATACGCGGCATCGAAGCCCGGCAACGATCCACGCCGGAGTTCATTGAAGATGTCCAGCGCGACTGTCTCGAGATCCTCGGTCAAACGCAATCTCCAGACGCGGTTATCAGTCGCTTGGAACGGGCGATTTCGGAGCTTCACGCTGGCGATGTCGATTCCGACCGACTCGTCGAACGGAACCGTGTTTCCAAGCCTGTCGAGGCGTACACGCAGTACACCCAGAACGTGGCGGCACTCGAGCGTGCTCGCGACCAGGACCTCGCTGTCCATCCCGGACAAGATGTCGAGTACGTGGTCGTCGACGACGAGAAAGCATCACGAGAGCGTGTCGCCCTTGCTCACGAAGAGACGGACCAGTATGATCCATCGTACTACGAGACGCAGCTGGTACGAGCTGTCGAGAGTATTATTTCACCTCTGGGATGGGATCGGTCGGATATTCGACGAAGGTTGGCAAAGACACGAACGACTAAGATTACCTCCTTCTGA
- a CDS encoding Cdc6/Cdc18 family protein, with protein sequence MTDNEESDGGGDSSITDQQLDGFDTNREDSSASEISSATKEIQRSEPNDPANDPLFVREGDEDGSSTPIWADRDLLSIGTVPGPDRIVGRDTEIKSVAGEIRHLVHESQPNHVVIYGETGTGKSLVSRHVSDRLVDTATARNVPAASIYVECKKNNTETRVARTIARALSDKSGSGIEIPRVGLGSAEYYDYAYDIIDEYYDGLIVILDEIDMVDDAEGLLHELSRAREAGHTDAYIGIIAISNDIDFGQKLNARVQSSMRTTDFVFEPYQSDQIEQILEYRRDAFQDGVVQDGVITETADRSADEHGDARKAVDVLRIAGDIADDNDAEVVSADHVDKAVKRAEINRVKETIESTSPQSKLVLYTLGRLTGSNNRRFRTSGIYSQYETTCGDVGADPLSYDRVSQILSTLALMGISESHQIGGGHKQGVYLEHQLIKDKDVVMKAVVESDERLSELHNGTYEI encoded by the coding sequence ATGACAGACAACGAGGAATCAGACGGAGGAGGTGACTCGTCTATCACGGACCAACAGCTGGATGGTTTCGATACAAACAGGGAGGACAGTTCGGCTTCTGAAATTTCGTCGGCTACGAAAGAAATCCAGCGATCAGAACCGAACGACCCGGCAAATGACCCACTGTTCGTTCGGGAGGGCGATGAAGACGGCTCCTCAACTCCAATCTGGGCGGATCGCGATCTACTTTCAATTGGAACCGTTCCTGGGCCGGACCGCATCGTCGGTCGAGACACCGAAATCAAGTCGGTTGCTGGAGAAATCCGTCACCTCGTCCACGAATCCCAACCTAACCACGTCGTTATTTACGGCGAAACCGGAACTGGCAAATCACTTGTCAGCCGGCACGTCTCCGACCGTCTCGTTGATACTGCCACTGCCCGTAACGTCCCTGCTGCAAGCATCTACGTCGAGTGCAAGAAGAATAATACCGAAACGCGAGTCGCCCGAACAATCGCTCGTGCCCTAAGCGACAAATCCGGTTCTGGCATAGAAATCCCTCGCGTCGGTTTAGGGTCCGCCGAATACTACGATTACGCCTACGACATCATCGACGAGTACTACGATGGACTTATTGTCATCCTTGATGAGATCGACATGGTTGATGACGCTGAGGGACTCCTCCATGAACTCTCGCGAGCCCGAGAAGCCGGCCATACTGATGCCTATATCGGAATCATCGCTATCAGCAACGACATCGACTTCGGACAGAAACTCAATGCACGCGTTCAGAGCTCGATGCGGACGACGGACTTCGTCTTTGAACCATACCAGAGCGACCAAATCGAGCAGATCCTCGAGTATCGACGAGATGCATTCCAAGACGGTGTCGTACAAGACGGCGTCATAACCGAGACTGCTGACCGGTCGGCGGATGAACATGGTGATGCGAGGAAGGCAGTCGACGTTCTGCGGATTGCTGGTGACATCGCTGACGACAACGATGCAGAGGTCGTTAGTGCGGACCACGTCGATAAAGCCGTCAAGCGTGCAGAGATCAATCGAGTCAAGGAGACGATTGAAAGTACCTCACCGCAATCCAAACTCGTCCTCTACACTCTCGGTCGCTTGACTGGCTCGAACAACCGCCGTTTCCGTACCTCTGGTATCTACAGCCAATACGAGACGACCTGCGGTGACGTCGGCGCTGATCCCCTCTCGTATGATCGAGTGAGTCAGATTCTCAGCACGCTCGCGCTAATGGGAATCTCTGAGTCTCACCAGATTGGTGGCGGACACAAGCAGGGTGTTTATCTGGAACACCAGCTTATCAAGGACAAAGATGTAGTGATGAAGGCAGTTGTAGAGAGCGATGAACGGCTTTCAGAACTTCACAACGGAACCTACGAGATTTAA
- a CDS encoding helix-turn-helix transcriptional regulator, whose protein sequence is MLRRIELDVLATVDRGDTISELATKLDHSESYISRAVADLVERGLVYTERDGRRKRVVPSDARAVELYRDLIRQHSHIDFPELLTGKALEVLYYLDQPRTVSEIADRSDNYRNTVNRVLKRFRDRGLVGTADGRYDFNADFDRLHEFARELAHHLHRQRLEADAPKGTILWEDYDEFLAQTETEIDAEGFHETGLARFAAFDLQFLLTGHRYYVYSEDLDAVSPAELCCHTLLIDDGSRHRSYCLLLLSHVDVDEEDLREQGATYGLEAEIDALLRYLETHGEVDDDRLPEWDEFQELAADYEVRLS, encoded by the coding sequence GTGCTCCGGCGCATCGAACTTGATGTCCTCGCCACGGTCGACCGCGGCGACACAATCTCCGAGCTCGCGACGAAGCTCGACCACAGCGAGAGCTACATCTCTCGTGCCGTCGCCGACCTCGTCGAGAGGGGGCTCGTCTACACGGAACGCGATGGCCGGCGAAAACGAGTCGTCCCGTCGGATGCTCGCGCCGTCGAACTCTATCGGGACCTCATCCGCCAACACTCCCACATCGACTTCCCCGAGCTGCTGACCGGCAAGGCACTCGAGGTACTGTACTACCTCGACCAGCCGCGAACCGTCTCCGAGATTGCCGACCGGAGCGATAACTACCGCAACACGGTCAACCGCGTCCTCAAGCGGTTTCGTGACCGTGGGCTCGTCGGGACGGCCGACGGCCGCTATGACTTCAACGCCGACTTCGACCGCCTCCACGAGTTTGCCCGTGAACTCGCACACCATCTGCATCGTCAGCGCCTCGAAGCCGACGCCCCGAAGGGCACGATTCTCTGGGAGGACTACGACGAATTCCTCGCCCAGACCGAGACGGAGATCGACGCGGAGGGGTTTCACGAAACCGGCCTCGCTCGATTCGCGGCCTTCGACCTCCAGTTCCTGCTCACCGGCCACCGCTACTACGTCTACTCCGAGGATCTCGATGCCGTCTCGCCGGCGGAGCTGTGCTGTCACACACTGTTGATCGACGACGGCAGCCGCCACCGCTCGTACTGTCTCCTCCTACTCAGCCACGTCGACGTCGACGAGGAGGATCTCCGAGAGCAGGGGGCGACGTATGGCCTCGAAGCCGAAATCGACGCCTTGCTGCGATACCTCGAGACGCACGGCGAGGTCGACGACGACCGGCTTCCGGAGTGGGACGAGTTCCAGGAGCTGGCGGCTGACTACGAGGTACGATTATCCTGA
- a CDS encoding PIN domain-containing protein: MPRALIDTTVLFVAAYRRDGSHDAALPVLHGIDDGTLPEAVVLDYVLAETLNGLTTHAGHDAAVDLLDRIEENARFHIDSLTTDALATGKALFRQHEPLSFVDACIVAYMQTEGLGYLYAFDDDFDAVEDVYRLDTATNPYDPN; this comes from the coding sequence ATGCCCCGTGCACTGATCGATACGACAGTCCTTTTTGTCGCCGCATACCGGCGAGATGGATCCCACGATGCCGCGCTCCCGGTGCTCCACGGCATCGACGACGGAACGCTCCCGGAAGCAGTCGTCCTCGACTACGTGCTCGCGGAAACGCTCAACGGCCTCACGACCCACGCCGGCCACGACGCAGCCGTCGACCTCCTCGATCGCATCGAAGAAAACGCCCGCTTCCACATCGACTCACTCACCACCGACGCCCTCGCGACAGGAAAGGCCCTCTTTCGCCAACACGAACCCCTCTCCTTCGTCGACGCCTGCATTGTCGCATATATGCAAACCGAGGGGCTCGGCTACCTGTATGCGTTTGACGACGATTTTGACGCTGTCGAGGATGTCTATCGACTCGATACAGCAACGAATCCCTACGATCCGAACTGA
- a CDS encoding AbrB/MazE/SpoVT family DNA-binding domain-containing protein, whose protein sequence is MSSDRIDAESKVSGNQANIPARIRRELNIDDGDQLRWHLEDDGSIRVHVIQQQTGTFADFDGYAGEEPTDVTSDHDAWGVDVE, encoded by the coding sequence ATGAGCAGCGACAGAATCGACGCCGAAAGCAAGGTGTCTGGAAACCAGGCAAACATCCCCGCCCGGATTCGGCGTGAACTCAATATCGACGATGGTGATCAGCTCCGTTGGCATCTCGAAGACGATGGGAGCATTCGGGTCCACGTCATCCAACAGCAAACCGGCACGTTCGCCGACTTCGACGGCTACGCTGGTGAGGAGCCGACCGATGTCACGAGCGATCACGACGCCTGGGGCGTCGACGTCGAGTAA
- a CDS encoding helix-turn-helix domain-containing protein has product MEYVDETAAKIMVAARPGDSIRQIAQKIDGSYSWVYDWIERLEDAGFIRRDDGVYIENYAVRDRYYDLVAAISRAVPPSIDDGYVIPHFAGMPFAYTKIDGVYVWTHGGYQIARGHDDYPIFIQVADQDVERWTAFFDEFGIPSRIEERPDATDSDAAVSYVLFPTSGDITREWVDGNPVIPLDEAIEHMLEYRVNYEPALEMIADEYDRDIDASHEDPRLNA; this is encoded by the coding sequence ATGGAGTACGTCGACGAGACCGCGGCGAAGATCATGGTCGCGGCCCGGCCGGGCGACTCGATCCGTCAAATCGCCCAGAAGATCGACGGCTCCTACTCGTGGGTGTACGACTGGATCGAGCGGTTAGAGGACGCAGGCTTCATCCGGCGTGATGACGGCGTCTACATCGAGAATTACGCTGTCAGGGATCGCTACTACGATCTCGTCGCGGCCATTTCTCGCGCTGTTCCCCCTTCGATCGACGACGGCTACGTCATTCCACACTTCGCCGGGATGCCCTTTGCGTACACGAAAATCGACGGCGTCTACGTCTGGACCCACGGCGGCTATCAGATCGCTCGCGGCCACGACGATTATCCGATCTTTATCCAGGTCGCTGACCAGGACGTCGAACGGTGGACAGCGTTCTTTGATGAGTTCGGGATTCCGAGCCGGATCGAAGAGCGGCCGGACGCGACCGACTCCGACGCGGCCGTCTCGTACGTGTTGTTCCCGACGAGTGGGGACATCACTCGTGAGTGGGTCGACGGCAATCCGGTCATTCCGTTGGATGAGGCAATCGAGCACATGTTGGAGTACCGAGTGAACTACGAGCCGGCGTTGGAGATGATCGCCGACGAGTACGACCGCGATATCGACGCGTCCCACGAGGATCCGCGTCTCAATGCATGA
- a CDS encoding nucleotidyltransferase domain-containing protein, with amino-acid sequence MSLGEREDELLDTLEAVIDADLPYVLVGGWAIAAFNQRFTTDVDVVIPAQAVDDYTDLLTDRGYEKTAEVERNELYEGRTIRFTKDIGNPVRFDAMVDALGCRQTEAEWSYRYLAQHSVTEELRTGRPVTARIPERELLFAVKLHSGRKADSRDLVVLAAGADFDRIATHLHRGESEKLAGRIETVLNRLTSEDFADAFKGVFEQQTVPEQDIDAVVEFLRDQQRRIDSER; translated from the coding sequence ATGAGCCTCGGTGAACGCGAAGACGAACTACTGGATACGCTGGAGGCAGTCATCGACGCTGACCTGCCGTACGTGCTCGTCGGTGGGTGGGCGATCGCGGCGTTCAATCAACGCTTCACCACGGACGTCGACGTCGTCATTCCGGCCCAAGCGGTCGACGACTACACGGACCTTCTCACCGACCGCGGCTACGAGAAAACGGCCGAAGTCGAGCGAAACGAACTCTACGAGGGCCGGACTATCCGGTTTACCAAAGATATCGGGAATCCGGTTCGGTTCGACGCGATGGTGGACGCGCTGGGCTGTCGCCAGACGGAAGCTGAGTGGTCGTATCGCTATCTGGCCCAGCACTCTGTCACCGAGGAACTACGAACCGGGCGCCCGGTAACAGCCAGGATTCCGGAACGGGAGTTGCTGTTCGCGGTGAAACTCCACAGTGGCCGCAAGGCAGACTCTCGGGATCTAGTGGTGCTGGCTGCTGGCGCGGATTTCGACCGGATCGCGACTCATCTGCATCGCGGGGAGTCCGAGAAGCTCGCTGGTCGCATCGAGACTGTCCTCAACCGCCTCACGTCGGAGGATTTCGCAGATGCATTCAAAGGAGTCTTCGAACAGCAAACGGTTCCCGAACAGGATATCGATGCCGTCGTTGAGTTCCTTCGTGACCAGCAGCGCCGAATCGATTCTGAACGATAA
- a CDS encoding ArdC-like ssDNA-binding domain-containing protein, with the protein MLTASETSVSFEETDTRNNEMHSTIEDWIDELVVDVDEAKASQQFQEWLDVQSRFHDYSHRNTLLIKLQCPEATRVAGYNTWRNEFDRHVQEGEQAIWIWAPIITKQCPECENSPSYHEQSDCDYDETSPEEWSKGLVGFKPTAVFDVSQTEGEPLPELETEATGDADDLVPALLDAATTLDIDVRVVDAAEWEHGDAKGVCKHRTLHEGQPVVEAKARSNQADLAVTLIHEYAHALLHFEGDDEPERAKREVEAEAVAYIVGRYFDLDTSGSAFYLAAWQDDDAESIQERLGRISSTAQEIIDTVVEG; encoded by the coding sequence ATGTTGACTGCCAGTGAGACGTCGGTCTCGTTCGAGGAAACCGACACACGGAACAACGAGATGCACAGCACCATCGAAGACTGGATCGACGAGCTCGTCGTTGATGTCGACGAGGCGAAAGCCAGCCAGCAATTCCAGGAGTGGCTCGACGTTCAGTCCCGGTTCCATGACTACTCACATCGCAACACACTCCTGATCAAGCTCCAGTGTCCCGAGGCGACCCGCGTTGCGGGCTACAATACCTGGCGAAATGAGTTCGACCGGCACGTCCAAGAAGGTGAACAGGCGATCTGGATCTGGGCACCCATTATTACGAAGCAGTGCCCAGAGTGCGAGAATTCACCGAGTTACCACGAGCAAAGCGACTGTGACTACGACGAGACATCGCCCGAGGAGTGGTCGAAAGGACTGGTTGGATTCAAACCAACGGCAGTCTTCGATGTGTCTCAAACCGAGGGCGAACCGCTCCCCGAGCTGGAAACCGAGGCCACAGGTGACGCCGACGACCTGGTGCCAGCACTCCTCGATGCGGCAACTACTCTCGATATCGACGTCCGTGTCGTCGACGCTGCCGAGTGGGAGCATGGCGACGCGAAAGGCGTCTGCAAACACCGGACTCTCCACGAGGGCCAGCCCGTCGTCGAAGCGAAAGCCCGCTCAAATCAGGCCGATCTCGCGGTGACGCTGATTCACGAGTATGCCCACGCGCTGCTCCATTTCGAGGGCGACGACGAGCCCGAGCGCGCAAAACGCGAGGTCGAAGCGGAAGCCGTTGCGTACATCGTCGGGCGGTATTTCGACCTGGATACGAGCGGGTCAGCGTTCTATCTTGCCGCGTGGCAGGACGACGATGCGGAGAGCATTCAGGAGCGTCTCGGCCGGATCAGTTCGACCGCTCAGGAGATCATCGACACAGTTGTAGAGGGCTGA
- a CDS encoding DUF6610 family protein — translation MSLEINSSSSTERDIAAARQADVVAFLHRAPFALDAHQLGFLPGFREDCGYQQTQYQDLNIPVGMLDNDFRNPDLDRYIARFFEYEPKVGVIGDVYEGDDVNEYVAAAREIQASYPDAELVIVPKCREVIDTVPNDLVLGYSRGYADRLAHEFSEPTDWRGRRVHILGGSPPKQWDVIQQLTRPTLTDDPPADIVGLDWNGLHRGAQFGEFWTADGWDDSGRDASHVTVRKTVRHSLARIKAFWQSHGVWPDSTPHSDIPEIEYEGPSPTDLDSAACTECEANVWTTRRGPFIAEYDTGVLCGYCSYECYFSHRHRNNLEEIAGDQSVYIPPA, via the coding sequence ATGTCGCTCGAAATCAACTCCAGCAGCAGCACTGAACGCGACATCGCCGCTGCCAGACAAGCCGACGTCGTGGCGTTCCTTCATCGAGCGCCGTTCGCTCTGGATGCGCATCAGCTCGGATTCTTGCCCGGGTTCCGAGAAGACTGTGGGTACCAGCAGACCCAGTATCAGGACCTGAACATCCCCGTCGGGATGTTGGATAACGACTTTCGGAATCCCGATCTGGATCGGTACATCGCCCGATTTTTCGAATACGAACCCAAGGTTGGCGTGATCGGAGATGTGTACGAGGGAGACGACGTCAACGAGTACGTAGCCGCTGCCCGCGAAATTCAGGCGAGTTACCCCGATGCCGAACTCGTCATCGTTCCAAAATGCCGCGAAGTGATCGACACGGTCCCGAACGACCTCGTGCTCGGCTACTCGCGGGGGTACGCCGACCGGTTGGCGCACGAGTTCTCCGAGCCGACCGACTGGCGTGGCCGCCGTGTTCACATCTTGGGGGGCAGCCCACCGAAACAGTGGGACGTCATCCAGCAGTTGACCCGTCCGACACTCACGGACGACCCACCGGCCGACATCGTCGGCCTCGATTGGAACGGGCTGCATCGCGGCGCGCAGTTCGGGGAGTTCTGGACGGCTGACGGCTGGGACGACAGTGGTCGTGACGCCTCCCACGTCACAGTTCGGAAGACAGTCCGACACAGTCTCGCCCGCATCAAGGCCTTCTGGCAGTCTCACGGCGTCTGGCCCGACTCGACACCACACAGCGACATCCCCGAAATCGAGTACGAGGGCCCGTCACCAACCGACCTCGATAGTGCTGCGTGTACCGAATGCGAAGCGAACGTCTGGACGACTCGGCGCGGTCCCTTCATCGCTGAGTATGATACCGGCGTGCTCTGTGGCTACTGCAGCTACGAGTGCTACTTCTCACATCGCCATCGGAACAACCTCGAGGAGATCGCCGGCGACCAGAGTGTGTACATTCCGCCGGCGTGA